The following are encoded together in the Thalassolituus oleivorans MIL-1 genome:
- a CDS encoding zf-TFIIB domain-containing protein, giving the protein MKCPKCESNFEQLHTPFGDVEHCLNCKGLWLDMLEHEDLKEIASGIDIGDPEVGKKYNEVWDLKCPVCPNSKILNMVDVKQPHIWFEVCPTCYGRFFDAGEFVDLSEHTISDFF; this is encoded by the coding sequence ATGAAATGTCCTAAATGCGAGTCAAACTTTGAGCAATTACACACGCCATTTGGTGATGTAGAGCATTGTTTAAATTGTAAGGGTTTATGGCTCGATATGCTTGAGCATGAAGACCTTAAAGAAATTGCTTCTGGTATAGATATTGGTGATCCAGAAGTCGGTAAAAAATACAACGAGGTGTGGGATCTAAAGTGTCCCGTGTGTCCTAATAGTAAAATTTTGAACATGGTTGATGTTAAGCAGCCACATATTTGGTTTGAAGTTTGTCCCACTTGCTATGGACGTTTCTTCGATGCGGGCGAATTTGTCGACTTGTCCGAGCATACAATTTCTGATTTTTTTTAA
- a CDS encoding YkgJ family cysteine cluster protein, with amino-acid sequence MDTNRNIIARLRERIPTFECVEGCHDCCGPVTTSSEEMSRLPVKTDAEHEAAWEHLNCVHLGPNGCTVYDERPLICRLFGTTPRMPCPNGRRPEVMIDTKTENQIHHYIANTRQVLV; translated from the coding sequence ATGGACACTAATCGAAATATCATTGCGCGCTTGCGCGAACGCATTCCCACATTCGAGTGCGTTGAAGGGTGTCATGATTGTTGTGGCCCTGTGACCACCTCTTCAGAAGAGATGTCACGCCTACCAGTTAAAACCGATGCTGAACATGAAGCGGCATGGGAACATCTTAATTGCGTTCACTTGGGCCCTAATGGCTGCACTGTGTACGACGAACGCCCGCTGATTTGCCGCTTGTTTGGTACAACACCGCGTATGCCTTGTCCTAATGGACGTCGTCCTGAAGTGATGATTGATACCAAGACTGAAAATCAGATTCATC